One part of the Aurantibacillus circumpalustris genome encodes these proteins:
- a CDS encoding acyl carrier protein, whose protein sequence is MSDIANKVKSIIVDKLGVDEKEVTPTASFTNDLGADSLDTVELIMEFEKEFNIAIPDEQAEKIGTVGDAISYIEANAKN, encoded by the coding sequence ATGTCTGACATTGCAAACAAAGTAAAATCAATCATCGTAGATAAATTAGGTGTTGATGAAAAAGAAGTAACTCCAACAGCTAGCTTTACAAATGATTTAGGCGCTGATTCACTGGATACAGTTGAGTTAATCATGGAATTTGAAAAAGAATTTAACATCGCGATTCCTGATGAGCAAGCTGAAAAAATTGGAACCGTGGGTGATGCTATCTCTTACATTGAGGCTAACGCAAAAAACTAA
- the fabF gene encoding beta-ketoacyl-ACP synthase II, whose translation MQLKRVVVTGLGAVTPLGNSVNDYWNNLINGVSGAAPITRFDASKFKTRFACEVKGFNPEDYFDKKEARKLDAYSWYGIAASAQAVEDSGLMAENIDKNEIGVIWGSGIGGLDTFQTETFAFAKGDGTPRFNPFFIPKMIADICSGHISMRFGFRGPNFTTVSACASSTNAMIDAFNYIRLGKANAIVTGGSEAAINESGMGGFNACQAMSTRNEDASKASRPYDKDRDGFVLGEGGGAIILEELEHALARGAKIYAEIIGGGMSADAHHITAPHPEGLGATLVMKRALKDAGLAGTEVDYINTHGTSTPLGDTAELKAIVNVFGEHAYKLNISSTKSMTGHLLGAAGAIEAMAAILAVKNGIIPPTINHTTPDPEIDPKLNLTLNTMQKRNVDVAISNTFGFGGHNAAVVIRKFNP comes from the coding sequence ATGCAACTAAAACGTGTAGTAGTTACAGGTCTGGGCGCTGTCACCCCATTGGGCAATAGTGTTAACGACTATTGGAACAACCTTATAAATGGAGTTAGCGGAGCTGCACCTATTACACGTTTTGATGCATCTAAATTTAAAACCCGTTTTGCCTGTGAGGTTAAAGGGTTCAATCCAGAAGATTATTTCGACAAAAAAGAAGCCAGAAAACTTGATGCTTATTCTTGGTACGGTATTGCTGCAAGTGCGCAAGCTGTTGAAGATAGCGGTTTGATGGCTGAAAATATTGATAAAAACGAGATTGGGGTTATTTGGGGTAGTGGTATTGGTGGTTTAGATACTTTCCAAACAGAAACCTTCGCTTTTGCAAAAGGTGATGGCACACCTCGTTTTAATCCTTTTTTTATTCCAAAAATGATTGCTGATATATGTAGCGGTCATATTTCTATGCGTTTTGGGTTTAGAGGACCGAATTTCACAACCGTTTCGGCTTGTGCCTCATCAACGAACGCTATGATTGATGCATTTAACTACATTCGTCTTGGAAAAGCCAACGCAATTGTTACTGGTGGTAGTGAAGCCGCTATTAATGAAAGTGGCATGGGCGGTTTTAACGCCTGTCAAGCAATGAGCACGCGGAATGAAGACGCATCTAAAGCCTCCCGTCCTTATGACAAAGATCGTGATGGTTTTGTATTGGGTGAAGGCGGTGGAGCAATTATTCTTGAAGAGTTAGAACATGCACTGGCACGTGGTGCTAAAATTTATGCCGAGATTATTGGCGGCGGAATGAGTGCTGACGCGCATCACATTACTGCCCCGCATCCTGAAGGCTTAGGTGCTACCTTAGTTATGAAACGTGCGCTTAAAGACGCTGGTTTAGCCGGAACTGAAGTAGACTACATCAATACACACGGTACAAGTACTCCGCTCGGTGATACAGCTGAATTAAAGGCTATTGTAAACGTTTTTGGCGAACATGCTTACAAACTAAACATTAGTTCCACAAAAAGCATGACGGGCCATTTATTAGGCGCTGCAGGTGCGATTGAAGCCATGGCTGCTATTCTTGCAGTTAAAAACGGCATTATCCCTCCTACAATTAACCACACAACTCCAGATCCTGAAATAGATCCTAAACTTAACTTAACACTTAACACCATGCAGAAACGTAATGTTGACGTGGCAATAAGTAATACTTTTGGTTTTGGCGGACACAACGCAGCCGTTGTGATTAGAAAATTTAATCCATAA
- the rnc gene encoding ribonuclease III, with product MALKRLLSLLNPKDIKSDKGFKNWIKSTTGYSPKNISLYQQAFFHSSISVKRSGTTVSNERLEFLGDALLGAIVADYLFKMYPYKDEGFLTQLRSKIVNGQSLRDLALKFGFNHFLKASLTKDEKTKSSAYGDAFEALIGAVYLDMGYNKTKTFVISRILKIHIDIDSLAKTNEDYKSQLQIFCQKNKYLLEYKLLSEERIGANKMYVIEVYVNHNAYTKFESYSKRTAEQKAAQLTLELLNKERG from the coding sequence TTGGCTCTAAAAAGACTATTATCGCTATTAAATCCAAAGGATATCAAAAGCGATAAGGGTTTTAAAAACTGGATCAAATCAACAACTGGATATTCTCCAAAAAACATTTCATTATATCAGCAGGCATTTTTTCATAGCAGCATTTCTGTGAAGAGAAGCGGCACAACAGTAAGCAACGAAAGATTAGAATTTCTTGGCGATGCCTTGCTTGGCGCAATTGTTGCAGATTATCTTTTTAAAATGTATCCTTACAAGGACGAGGGTTTTCTTACACAACTCCGTAGTAAAATTGTAAACGGTCAAAGCTTAAGAGATCTTGCATTAAAATTTGGATTCAATCATTTTCTCAAGGCTAGCCTTACAAAAGACGAAAAAACAAAATCAAGTGCGTATGGCGATGCCTTCGAGGCCCTTATTGGTGCCGTTTATCTCGATATGGGTTACAACAAAACCAAAACTTTCGTTATTTCTCGTATTCTTAAAATTCATATTGACATTGATAGTCTTGCTAAAACTAACGAAGATTACAAAAGTCAATTGCAAATTTTTTGTCAAAAAAATAAATACTTACTCGAGTATAAATTATTAAGCGAGGAAAGAATTGGTGCTAATAAAATGTATGTTATTGAAGTGTATGTGAATCACAACGCCTATACAAAGTTTGAAAGTTATAGTAAACGCACCGCTGAACAAAAAGCGGCACAGCTTACTTTAGAACTATTAAATAAAGAACGTGGCTAA